From Lolium perenne isolate Kyuss_39 chromosome 5, Kyuss_2.0, whole genome shotgun sequence, a single genomic window includes:
- the LOC127320850 gene encoding protein FAR1-RELATED SEQUENCE 5-like yields the protein MDPEYAPGLLDLNEPIPEDVSVFDDLQKEHTPVNTARTSSNADVTKSSEQSKHASGSNIGASSGQSKHASGSNIGASANTHPITGETLSTDDSGGDDDDEVQSTPVSQTEVQTPYPGMIFDSWDEAKMHYNRYAKKLGFSIKCSTSKNFTLDGQKDKQMFVCNKNGKNEDINMQEAAPVRQRNKSLTKKTECKARLRIKRKRTKWHVTYFIEEHNHSMIKKFSLKKYLRSHKGIPKEERDFVKLLHKVNLSAGRVMRIMGEVYGGLANVPYDSKSVSNFVATINEDQTIKDMSKLLSHFARIKKDDPDFYFNLHTNHADKVDRIFWVDGPAIAAYKNYNDCLSFDTTYMTNMYNMPFAPFIGINRYCQSIQLGCGFLKNENVESFVWLFQEFLEAMGGLHPQNFITDQDAAMRSAILAEFPNCCHRNRRWHIMQNAQAVLGNFLSKHEELRQELNAIIDYSMSVDEFETRWADMLHKHNVADNTHLADLYHLRATFVPAYFKDRFFPFLQTTARSEGFNAVLKTYSNPHYSLHHFFEQYLKLQEKINVAEDSVEFLDEDKTFRVWGDYPIEEQALKVYTRPIYLRLRAELRKVTSYNVQLIGGQSYDVLPIKAYVYGYGSRSYQVEANVETETYSCECCKFSRDGLLCCHIFRVMVQLGCINKIPEKYILDMWRVQEENIVEEKMDLPKQPVGRKMNNKERQQLRYDTLCNDYTRVARMASTSEKGKAIADKYMLALEKELLEMKASESAKRKKKKQAAPSFDEEPDVENVGDDGQGNSSKFDHVEDPVYIAKQGRPAEKRKKSGLHLKATKVVKCSVCGSIQHTAATCKDKITPGPESKEIDLFRDMV from the coding sequence ATGGATCCAGAGTATGCTCCTGGATTACTAGATCTGAATGAGCCAATACCCGAAGATGTCAGTGTGTTTGACGATTTGCAAAAAGAACATACACCAGTGAACACCGCAAGAACCTCGAGCAATGCAGATGTAACAAAAAGTTCTGAACAAAGCAAGCATGCAAGTGGTAGCAACATTGGTGCAAGTTCTGGACAGAGCAAGCATGCTAGTGGTAGCAACATTGGTGCATCCGCTAACACACACCCTATAACAGGTGAAACACTTTCTACTGATGATTCGGGAGGtgacgatgatgatgaagtcCAATCAACTCCAGTAAGCCAAACTGAAGTGCAAACACCATATCCTGGCATGATTTTCGATTCATGGGATGAAGCGAAGATGCATTACAACAGATATGCTAAGAAGCTTGGATTCTCCATCAAGTGTAGTACATCCAAGAACTTTACACTTGATGGTCAGAAGGACAAACAGATGTTCGTTTGCAACAAGAATGGCAAGAATGAAGACATTAACATGCAAGAAGCGGCACCGGTTAGGCAGCGGAACAAAAGCCTCACTAAGAAAACTGAATGCAAGGCTAGGCTAAGGATCAAAAGGAAACGTACAAAGTGGCATGTAACATATTTCATTGAAGAGCACAATCACAGTATGATAAAGAAGTTCTCTTTGAAGAAATATTTAAGGTCTCATAAAGGAATTCCCAAGGAAGAAAGGGACTTTGTCAAGCTCTTGCATAAGGTGAATCTCTCTGCTGGAAGGGTAATGAGGATCATGGGAGAAGTCTATGGTGGTCTGGCCAATGTACCCTATGATAGCAAGTCTGTTAGCAATTTCGTGGCTACCATTAATGAAGATCAAACAATCAAGGACATGTCAAAGCTGCTTTCTCACTTTGCAAGGATAAAAAAGGATGACCCAGATTTCTACTTCAACTTGCATACAAATCATGCTGATAAGGTTGACCGCATATTTTGGGTTGATGGGCCAGCAATAGCTGCATACAAGAACTACAACGACTGTCTCTCATTTGACACCACGTACATGACAAACATGTACAATATGCCGTTTGCGCCGTTCATTGGGATCAATAGGTATTGTCAGAGCATCCAGCTAGGTTGTGGTTTCCTAAAAAATGAAAATGTGGAGAGTTTTGTGTGGCTCTTTCAAGAGTTTCTTGAAGCAATGGGCGGCCTCCATCCCCAAAACTTCATTACTGACCAAGATGCAGCGATGAGATCTGCAATTCTCGCTGAATTTCCAAACTGTTGCCACAGAAACCGTAGGTGGCACATTATGCAGAATGCGCAGGCAGTTTTGGGAAATTTCTTGTCAAAACATGAAGAGCTAAGGCAAGAGTTGAATGCAATTATTGACTACAGCATGTCAGTTGATGAATTCGAAACAAGGTGGGCAGATATGCTTCACAAACACAATGTAGCGGACAACACACATCTTGCTGATTTGTATCACTTGAGAGCAACTTTTGTCCCAGCTTACTTCAAGGATCGCTTCTTCCCGTTCCTACAAACTACCGCCCGGAGTGAGGGGTTTAATGCTGTTCTGAAAACATACAGTAACCCTCACTACAGTCTGCATCACTTCTttgaacaatacttgaagttgcAAGAGAAAATTAATGTAGCGGAGGATTCAGTCGAGTTTTTGGATGAAGATAAGACTTTTAGGGTGTGGGGTGACTACCCTATTGAAGAGCAAGCACTGAAGGTTTATACGCGACCCATATACTTGCGTCTCAGGGCTGAGCTTCGTAAAGTGACATCCTACAATGTGCAACTTATTGGTGGCCAAAGTTATGATGTCCTCCCAATTAAAGCCTACGTCTATGGCTATGGTAGTAGGAGCTACCAAGTTGAGGCTAATGTCGAAACTGAAACTTACAGCTGCGAGTGCTGCAAGTTCAGTAGGGATGGATTGCTTTGCTGTCATATATTCAGAGTAATGGTGCAATTGGGTTGTATTAACAAAATTCCAGAGAAATACATACTAGACATGTGGAGAGTACAGGAGGAAAACATTGTGGAGGAAAAAATGGACTTGCCTAAGCAGCCAGTGGGCAGGAAGATGAATAACAAAGAAAGGCAGCAGTTGCGTTACGACACTCTATGCAATGACTACACTAGAGTAGCAAGAATGGCATCAACATCAGAAAAAGGGAAAGCCATTGCAGATAAATACATGCTAGCTTTGGAGAAAGAGTTGTTGGAAATGAAAGCTTCTGAATCTgcaaagaggaagaagaaaaaacaGGCTGCTCCATCTTTTGATGAGGAACCAGATGTAGAAAATGTAGGTGACGATGGGCAAGGGAATTCTTCAAAGTTTGACCATGTTGAAGATCCGGTTTATATTGCTAAACAAGGTCGTCCAGCTGAAAAGAGGAAGAAATCTGGACTGCACCTGAAGGCTACAAAGGTTGTGAAATGCAGTGTATGTGGGTCAATCCAGCACACTGCGGCTACATGCAAAGATAAGATAACGCCAGGACCAGAATCAAAGGAAATCGATTTATTCCGTGACATGGTCTag